One part of the Gadus macrocephalus chromosome 8, ASM3116895v1 genome encodes these proteins:
- the smg7 gene encoding nonsense-mediated mRNA decay factor SMG7 isoform X5 → MNLCAQYLRQAEALKADMTADSKMGAAEVWTSRQALQDVYQKMLVTDLEYALDKKVEQDLWNHAFKNQITTLQSQAKNRANPNRSEVQANLALFLEAASGFYTQLLQELCTVFNVDLPCRVRSSQLGIISNKQGVCSGIVTPQSSSCSYICQHCLVHLGDIARYRNQTSQAESYYRHAAQLVPSNGQPYNQLAILASSKGDHLTTIFYYCRSIAVKFPFPAASTNLQKALSKALESRDEVKNKWNVADFIKAFIKFHGHVYLNKSPDKLSPLREKLEEQFQRLVLQKAFSSQQLVHLTVINLFDLNHLRDLSLEGTEQTYSPDQLTSWAQLLGLFVSFLGVMCCRVLLNHHQHQGELLGECPLPAVKVSLDWLRLRPSVFQEGALHQRQHVWPWLVSILNSFQPCEEILAPSAGVTPLPEEFELQGFLALRPALRTLDFSKGHQGMLLDGDTPALQPRHHRLISLGRWIADTLPCLMRYQASDEGQLLFLSDLPGLPVPEPQEREVPVLQESSNGEAHDAAANRTLKSVLSAGRGPAPGPDAGERPVVTFKENIKPREPSRDAPPARAGHAERPRDPPLKAVGTAGRAERAERAEPKREGKRKCEAKRTLQDKACDAGKQVKGQPDQRKTPVSQPQTTCSSQFIPIHHPGAFPPLPSRPGFPPQAYVIPPPVPFAGLQVNPGFSFSAGVPGAFLQNSGPQPNSASSQGPGGKPSHIPYSQQRPSAPGPAPGPGGPGQQPAPQQLQVQTLPLQQQQQSPTKPVQMGKSPPHIPGMQQYMQVQEQPAPMWGQGQAGVPKMQMQPAKQSQQQPYFLSPQAPPGPLDNSNKGMKFPDVVQMQDYYWEQAAYRMGGGERGLGKRPPPGGFCPEADAPSAAGPRGAPFEENRGSVLLPELVKSLADLEETGEGLLCTKAPGFYQALAGPLSTATRHSLFLPSQTRMDGVSDMISQSSSLLPLSGFPIQENFQNNSIFSQAYGHQLAPHPKPDAPMMHQEPSLYSLFEGTPWSPSLPASSDQSTPASQSPHSSNPSSLPSSPPTHSHAATPFSNFGPIGTPDSRDRRLLDRWKTDKTGGVGGLGLDYLPSGPVAPDPSWHQPGPANSSWAGQDTPMEDSSTVLLDSLKSIWSSSMRQPGPSALEQLLLQQKQKQQRAHGNMNPPH, encoded by the exons ATGAACCTCTGCGCTCAATATTTACG ACAGGCAGAGGCCCTGAAAGCTGACATGACTG CAGACTCTAAGATGGGAGCAGCAGAGGTGTGGACGTCCAGGCAGGCCCTCCAGGATGTGTACCAGAAGATGCTGGTCACCGACCTGGAGTACGCCTTGGACAAGAAAGTGGAGCAGGACTT GTGGAACCATGCCTTTAAAAACCAGATCACCACCCTGCAGAGCCAGGCCAAGAACCGGGCCAACCCAAACCGCAGCGAGGTGCAGGCCAACCTGGCCCTGTTCCTGGAGGCCGCCAGTGGCTTCTACACACAG CTGCTCCAGGAGCTGTGCACGGTGTTCAACGTGGACCTGCCCTGCAGGGTGCGTTCCTCCCAGCTGGGCATCATCAGCAACAAGCAGGGGGTCTGCAGTGGCATCGTCACGCCACAGAGCAGCTCCTGCTCCTACATCTGCCAGCACTGCCTGGTGCACCTGGGAGATATAG CTCGTTACCGTAACCAGACCAGCCAGGCGGAGTCCTACTACCGCCACGCTGCCCAGCTGGTGCCCTCCAACG GTCAGCCGTATAACCAGCTGGCCATCCTGGCCTCCTCCAAGGGAgaccacctcaccaccatcttCTACTACTGCCGCAGCATCGCCGTCAAATTCCCCTTCCCCGCTGCCTCCACCAACCTGCAGAAGGCCCTGTCCAAGGCCCTGGAGAG CCGTGATGAGGTGAAGAACAAGTGGAACGTGGCAGACTTCATCAAGGCCTTCATCAAGTTCCACGGCCACGTGTACCTGAACAAGAGCCCGGACAAGCTGAGCCCTCTGAGGgagaagctggaggagcagtTCCAG AGGCTGGTCCTGCAGAAAGCCTTCAGCTCCCAGCAGCTGGTTCACCTGACGGTCATCAACCTGTTTGACCTGAACCACCTGAGGGACCTGAGTCTGGAGGGCACCGAGCAGACCTACAGCCCGGACCAGCTCACCAGCTGGGCCCAGCTCCTTGGCCTGTTTG TGTCCTTCCTGGGAGTGATGTGCTGCCGGGTGCTGCtgaaccaccaccagcaccaggggGAGCTGCTGGGCGAGTGTCCGCTGCCAGCCGTCAAGGTGTCCCTGGACTGGCTCCGCCTGCGGCCCAGCGTCTTCCAGGAGGGAGCCCTGCACCAGAGGCAGCA CGTTTGGCCCTGGCTGGTCTCCATCCTCAACAGCTTCCAGCCATGTGAGGAAATCTTGGCGCCATCTGCTGGTG TCACTCCCCTGCCCGAGGAGTTTGAGCTGCAGGGATTCCTGGCCCTCAGGCCTGCCTTGAG GACCCTGGACTTCAGTAAGGGCCACCAGGGCATGCTGCTGGATGGGGACACCCCCGCCCTCCAACCCCGCCACCACAGACTCATCAGCCTGGGGAGATGGATCGCTGACACCCTTCCCTG CCTGATGCGCTACCAGGCGAGCGACGAGGgccagctcctcttcctcagcgaCCTCCCGGGTCTGCCGGTCCCGGAGCCCCAGGAGCGGGAGGTGCCCGTCCTGCAGGAGTCGTCCAACGGCGAGGCGCACGACGCGGCCGCCAACAGGACCCTCAAGTCGGTGCTGTCGGCGGgccgaggccccgcccccggcccggACGCCGGCGAGCGGCCCGTGGTCACCTTCAAGGAGAACATCAAGCCCCGAGAGCCGAGCCGCGACGCGCCACCCGCCCGCGCCGGACACGCCGAGCGCCCGCGGGACCCCCCCCTCAAGGCCGTGGGCACGGCCGGGCGGGCGGAGCGGGCGGAGCGGGCGGAGCCCAAGAGGGAGGGCAAGAGGAAGTGTGAGGCCAAGAGGACGCTGCAGGACAAGGCGTGCGACGCCGGGAAACAG gtgaaGGGTCAGCCTGACCAGAGGAAGACCCCTGTGAGTCAGCCCCAGACCACCTGCTCCTCCCAGTTCATCCCCATCCACCACCCTGGAGCCTTCCCCCCTCTTCCCAGCcgaccag GTTTCCCGCCGCAGGCCTACGTCATCCCCCCCCCTGTGCCGTTCGCGGGCCTCCAGGTGAACCCGGGCTTCAGCTTCTCTGCGGGGGTCCCGGGTGCCTTCCTCCAGAACTCCGGCCCCCAGCCCAACTCCGCATCCTCCCAGGGCCCGGGAGGGAAGCCATCCCACATCCCGTACAGCCAGCAGCGGCCGTCGGCCCCCGGGCCAGCACCCGGGCCGGGGGGCCCGGGCCAGCAGCCCGCACCCCAGCAGCTGCAGGTGCAGACCCTgccgctccagcagcagcagcagtccccCACCAAGCCGGTCCAGATGGGGAAGAGCCCCCCACACATTCCGGGCATGCAGCAG TACATGCAGGTCCAGGAGCAGCCGGCCCCCATGTGGGGCCAGGGCCAGGCGGGGGTGCCGAAGATGCAGATGCAGCCCGCCAAGCAGTCCCAGCAGCAGCCCTACTTCCTGTCGCCTCAGGCCCCTCCCGGCCCGCTGGACAACAGCAACAAGGGGATGAAGTTCCCCGACGTGGTCCAGATGCAGGACTACTACTGGGAGCAGGCCGCCTACCGCATGGGGGGCGGGGAGCGAGGCCTGGGGAAGAGACCCCCCCCTGGAGGCTTCTGCCCCGAGGCCGACGCCCCGTCCGCCGCTGGGCCCCGCGGAGCTCCGTTTGAG GAAAACAGGGGCTCGGTCCTCCTGCCAGAGCTGGTCAAATCTCTGGCTGACTtggaggagacgggggagggccTGCTGTGTACTAAAGCCCCTGGTTTCTACCAGGCCCTGGCTGGGCCTCTTAGCACTGCTACCAGACACAGCCTGTTT CTGCCAAGTCAGACCAGGATGGACGGCGTCTCGGACATGATCAGCCAATCCTCTTCCCTGCTGCCTCTTAGCGGCTTCCCCATCCAG gaGAACTTCCAGAACAACAGCATCTTCAGCCAGGCATATGGCCACCAACTGGCACCCCACCCCAAGCCCGATgctcccatgatgcaccaggAGCCCTCGCTCTACTCCCTGTTCGAGGGCACGCCCTGGTCCCCCTCGCTGCCCGCCAGCTCAG ACCAGTCCACCCCGGCCAGCCAGTCCCCCCACTCCTCCAACCCCAGCAgcctgccctcctccccccctaccCACAGCCACGCCGCCACCCCCTTCTCCAACTTCGGGCCCATCGGCACTCCGGACAGCCGGGACCGCCGGCTGCTTGACCGCTGGAAGACAGATAAGACCG GGGGTGTTGGGGGCCTAGGCTTGGACTACCTGCCCTCGGGGCCGGTGGCTCCAGACCCCAGCTGGCACCAGCCCGGCCCGGCAAACAGCTCCTGGGCCGGCCAGGACACGCCCATGGAGGACTCCTCCACCGTGCTGCTGGACAGCCTCAAG TCCATCTGGTCCAGCTCCATGAGGCAGCCGGGCCCGTCCGCCCTGGagcagctcctcctgcagcagaagcagaagcagcagcgGGCCCACGGCAACATGAACCCCCCCCACTGA
- the smg7 gene encoding nonsense-mediated mRNA decay factor SMG7 isoform X4 gives MNLCAQYLRQAEALKADMTADSKMGAAEVWTSRQALQDVYQKMLVTDLEYALDKKVEQDLWNHAFKNQITTLQSQAKNRANPNRSEVQANLALFLEAASGFYTQLLQELCTVFNVDLPCRVRSSQLGIISNKQGVCSGIVTPQSSSCSYICQHCLVHLGDIARYRNQTSQAESYYRHAAQLVPSNGQPYNQLAILASSKGDHLTTIFYYCRSIAVKFPFPAASTNLQKALSKALESRDEVKNKWNVADFIKAFIKFHGHVYLNKSPDKLSPLREKLEEQFQRLVLQKAFSSQQLVHLTVINLFDLNHLRDLSLEGTEQTYSPDQLTSWAQLLGLFVSFLGVMCCRVLLNHHQHQGELLGECPLPAVKVSLDWLRLRPSVFQEGALHQRQHVWPWLVSILNSFQPCEEILAPSAGVTPLPEEFELQGFLALRPALRTLDFSKGHQGMLLDGDTPALQPRHHRLISLGRWIADTLPCLMRYQASDEGQLLFLSDLPGLPVPEPQEREVPVLQESSNGEAHDAAANRTLKSVLSAGRGPAPGPDAGERPVVTFKENIKPREPSRDAPPARAGHAERPRDPPLKAVGTAGRAERAERAEPKREGKRKCEAKRTLQDKACDAGKQVKGQPDQRKTPVSQPQTTCSSQFIPIHHPGAFPPLPSRPGFPPQAYVIPPPVPFAGLQVNPGFSFSAGVPGAFLQNSGPQPNSASSQGPGGKPSHIPYSQQRPSAPGPAPGPGGPGQQPAPQQLQVQTLPLQQQQQSPTKPVQMGKSPPHIPGMQQYMQVQEQPAPMWGQGQAGVPKMQMQPAKQSQQQPYFLSPQAPPGPLDNSNKGMKFPDVVQMQDYYWEQAAYRMGGGERGLGKRPPPGGFCPEADAPSAAGPRGAPFEQENRGSVLLPELVKSLADLEETGEGLLCTKAPGFYQALAGPLSTATRHSLFLPSQTRMDGVSDMISQSSSLLPLSGFPIQENFQNNSIFSQAYGHQLAPHPKPDAPMMHQEPSLYSLFEGTPWSPSLPASSDQSTPASQSPHSSNPSSLPSSPPTHSHAATPFSNFGPIGTPDSRDRRLLDRWKTDKTGGVGGLGLDYLPSGPVAPDPSWHQPGPANSSWAGQDTPMEDSSTVLLDSLKSIWSSSMRQPGPSALEQLLLQQKQKQQRAHGNMNPPH, from the exons ATGAACCTCTGCGCTCAATATTTACG ACAGGCAGAGGCCCTGAAAGCTGACATGACTG CAGACTCTAAGATGGGAGCAGCAGAGGTGTGGACGTCCAGGCAGGCCCTCCAGGATGTGTACCAGAAGATGCTGGTCACCGACCTGGAGTACGCCTTGGACAAGAAAGTGGAGCAGGACTT GTGGAACCATGCCTTTAAAAACCAGATCACCACCCTGCAGAGCCAGGCCAAGAACCGGGCCAACCCAAACCGCAGCGAGGTGCAGGCCAACCTGGCCCTGTTCCTGGAGGCCGCCAGTGGCTTCTACACACAG CTGCTCCAGGAGCTGTGCACGGTGTTCAACGTGGACCTGCCCTGCAGGGTGCGTTCCTCCCAGCTGGGCATCATCAGCAACAAGCAGGGGGTCTGCAGTGGCATCGTCACGCCACAGAGCAGCTCCTGCTCCTACATCTGCCAGCACTGCCTGGTGCACCTGGGAGATATAG CTCGTTACCGTAACCAGACCAGCCAGGCGGAGTCCTACTACCGCCACGCTGCCCAGCTGGTGCCCTCCAACG GTCAGCCGTATAACCAGCTGGCCATCCTGGCCTCCTCCAAGGGAgaccacctcaccaccatcttCTACTACTGCCGCAGCATCGCCGTCAAATTCCCCTTCCCCGCTGCCTCCACCAACCTGCAGAAGGCCCTGTCCAAGGCCCTGGAGAG CCGTGATGAGGTGAAGAACAAGTGGAACGTGGCAGACTTCATCAAGGCCTTCATCAAGTTCCACGGCCACGTGTACCTGAACAAGAGCCCGGACAAGCTGAGCCCTCTGAGGgagaagctggaggagcagtTCCAG AGGCTGGTCCTGCAGAAAGCCTTCAGCTCCCAGCAGCTGGTTCACCTGACGGTCATCAACCTGTTTGACCTGAACCACCTGAGGGACCTGAGTCTGGAGGGCACCGAGCAGACCTACAGCCCGGACCAGCTCACCAGCTGGGCCCAGCTCCTTGGCCTGTTTG TGTCCTTCCTGGGAGTGATGTGCTGCCGGGTGCTGCtgaaccaccaccagcaccaggggGAGCTGCTGGGCGAGTGTCCGCTGCCAGCCGTCAAGGTGTCCCTGGACTGGCTCCGCCTGCGGCCCAGCGTCTTCCAGGAGGGAGCCCTGCACCAGAGGCAGCA CGTTTGGCCCTGGCTGGTCTCCATCCTCAACAGCTTCCAGCCATGTGAGGAAATCTTGGCGCCATCTGCTGGTG TCACTCCCCTGCCCGAGGAGTTTGAGCTGCAGGGATTCCTGGCCCTCAGGCCTGCCTTGAG GACCCTGGACTTCAGTAAGGGCCACCAGGGCATGCTGCTGGATGGGGACACCCCCGCCCTCCAACCCCGCCACCACAGACTCATCAGCCTGGGGAGATGGATCGCTGACACCCTTCCCTG CCTGATGCGCTACCAGGCGAGCGACGAGGgccagctcctcttcctcagcgaCCTCCCGGGTCTGCCGGTCCCGGAGCCCCAGGAGCGGGAGGTGCCCGTCCTGCAGGAGTCGTCCAACGGCGAGGCGCACGACGCGGCCGCCAACAGGACCCTCAAGTCGGTGCTGTCGGCGGgccgaggccccgcccccggcccggACGCCGGCGAGCGGCCCGTGGTCACCTTCAAGGAGAACATCAAGCCCCGAGAGCCGAGCCGCGACGCGCCACCCGCCCGCGCCGGACACGCCGAGCGCCCGCGGGACCCCCCCCTCAAGGCCGTGGGCACGGCCGGGCGGGCGGAGCGGGCGGAGCGGGCGGAGCCCAAGAGGGAGGGCAAGAGGAAGTGTGAGGCCAAGAGGACGCTGCAGGACAAGGCGTGCGACGCCGGGAAACAG gtgaaGGGTCAGCCTGACCAGAGGAAGACCCCTGTGAGTCAGCCCCAGACCACCTGCTCCTCCCAGTTCATCCCCATCCACCACCCTGGAGCCTTCCCCCCTCTTCCCAGCcgaccag GTTTCCCGCCGCAGGCCTACGTCATCCCCCCCCCTGTGCCGTTCGCGGGCCTCCAGGTGAACCCGGGCTTCAGCTTCTCTGCGGGGGTCCCGGGTGCCTTCCTCCAGAACTCCGGCCCCCAGCCCAACTCCGCATCCTCCCAGGGCCCGGGAGGGAAGCCATCCCACATCCCGTACAGCCAGCAGCGGCCGTCGGCCCCCGGGCCAGCACCCGGGCCGGGGGGCCCGGGCCAGCAGCCCGCACCCCAGCAGCTGCAGGTGCAGACCCTgccgctccagcagcagcagcagtccccCACCAAGCCGGTCCAGATGGGGAAGAGCCCCCCACACATTCCGGGCATGCAGCAG TACATGCAGGTCCAGGAGCAGCCGGCCCCCATGTGGGGCCAGGGCCAGGCGGGGGTGCCGAAGATGCAGATGCAGCCCGCCAAGCAGTCCCAGCAGCAGCCCTACTTCCTGTCGCCTCAGGCCCCTCCCGGCCCGCTGGACAACAGCAACAAGGGGATGAAGTTCCCCGACGTGGTCCAGATGCAGGACTACTACTGGGAGCAGGCCGCCTACCGCATGGGGGGCGGGGAGCGAGGCCTGGGGAAGAGACCCCCCCCTGGAGGCTTCTGCCCCGAGGCCGACGCCCCGTCCGCCGCTGGGCCCCGCGGAGCTCCGTTTGAG CAGGAAAACAGGGGCTCGGTCCTCCTGCCAGAGCTGGTCAAATCTCTGGCTGACTtggaggagacgggggagggccTGCTGTGTACTAAAGCCCCTGGTTTCTACCAGGCCCTGGCTGGGCCTCTTAGCACTGCTACCAGACACAGCCTGTTT CTGCCAAGTCAGACCAGGATGGACGGCGTCTCGGACATGATCAGCCAATCCTCTTCCCTGCTGCCTCTTAGCGGCTTCCCCATCCAG gaGAACTTCCAGAACAACAGCATCTTCAGCCAGGCATATGGCCACCAACTGGCACCCCACCCCAAGCCCGATgctcccatgatgcaccaggAGCCCTCGCTCTACTCCCTGTTCGAGGGCACGCCCTGGTCCCCCTCGCTGCCCGCCAGCTCAG ACCAGTCCACCCCGGCCAGCCAGTCCCCCCACTCCTCCAACCCCAGCAgcctgccctcctccccccctaccCACAGCCACGCCGCCACCCCCTTCTCCAACTTCGGGCCCATCGGCACTCCGGACAGCCGGGACCGCCGGCTGCTTGACCGCTGGAAGACAGATAAGACCG GGGGTGTTGGGGGCCTAGGCTTGGACTACCTGCCCTCGGGGCCGGTGGCTCCAGACCCCAGCTGGCACCAGCCCGGCCCGGCAAACAGCTCCTGGGCCGGCCAGGACACGCCCATGGAGGACTCCTCCACCGTGCTGCTGGACAGCCTCAAG TCCATCTGGTCCAGCTCCATGAGGCAGCCGGGCCCGTCCGCCCTGGagcagctcctcctgcagcagaagcagaagcagcagcgGGCCCACGGCAACATGAACCCCCCCCACTGA
- the smg7 gene encoding nonsense-mediated mRNA decay factor SMG7 isoform X6, producing the protein MNLCAQYLRQAEALKADMTADSKMGAAEVWTSRQALQDVYQKMLVTDLEYALDKKVEQDLWNHAFKNQITTLQSQAKNRANPNRSEVQANLALFLEAASGFYTQLLQELCTVFNVDLPCRVRSSQLGIISNKQGVCSGIVTPQSSSCSYICQHCLVHLGDIARYRNQTSQAESYYRHAAQLVPSNGQPYNQLAILASSKGDHLTTIFYYCRSIAVKFPFPAASTNLQKALSKALESRDEVKNKWNVADFIKAFIKFHGHVYLNKSPDKLSPLREKLEEQFQRLVLQKAFSSQQLVHLTVINLFDLNHLRDLSLEGTEQTYSPDQLTSWAQLLGLFVSFLGVMCCRVLLNHHQHQGELLGECPLPAVKVSLDWLRLRPSVFQEGALHQRQHVWPWLVSILNSFQPCEEILAPSAGVTPLPEEFELQGFLALRPALRTLDFSKGHQGMLLDGDTPALQPRHHRLISLGRWIADTLPCLMRYQASDEGQLLFLSDLPGLPVPEPQEREVPVLQESSNGEAHDAAANRTLKSVLSAGRGPAPGPDAGERPVVTFKENIKPREPSRDAPPARAGHAERPRDPPLKAVGTAGRAERAERAEPKREGKRKCEAKRTLQDKACDAGKQVKGQPDQRKTPVSQPQTTCSSQFIPIHHPGAFPPLPSRPGFPPQAYVIPPPVPFAGLQVNPGFSFSAGVPGAFLQNSGPQPNSASSQGPGGKPSHIPYSQQRPSAPGPAPGPGGPGQQPAPQQLQVQTLPLQQQQQSPTKPVQMGKSPPHIPGMQQQYMQVQEQPAPMWGQGQAGVPKMQMQPAKQSQQQPYFLSPQAPPGPLDNSNKGMKFPDVVQMQDYYWEQAAYRMGGGERGLGKRPPPGGFCPEADAPSAAGPRGAPFELPSQTRMDGVSDMISQSSSLLPLSGFPIQENFQNNSIFSQAYGHQLAPHPKPDAPMMHQEPSLYSLFEGTPWSPSLPASSDQSTPASQSPHSSNPSSLPSSPPTHSHAATPFSNFGPIGTPDSRDRRLLDRWKTDKTGGVGGLGLDYLPSGPVAPDPSWHQPGPANSSWAGQDTPMEDSSTVLLDSLKSIWSSSMRQPGPSALEQLLLQQKQKQQRAHGNMNPPH; encoded by the exons ATGAACCTCTGCGCTCAATATTTACG ACAGGCAGAGGCCCTGAAAGCTGACATGACTG CAGACTCTAAGATGGGAGCAGCAGAGGTGTGGACGTCCAGGCAGGCCCTCCAGGATGTGTACCAGAAGATGCTGGTCACCGACCTGGAGTACGCCTTGGACAAGAAAGTGGAGCAGGACTT GTGGAACCATGCCTTTAAAAACCAGATCACCACCCTGCAGAGCCAGGCCAAGAACCGGGCCAACCCAAACCGCAGCGAGGTGCAGGCCAACCTGGCCCTGTTCCTGGAGGCCGCCAGTGGCTTCTACACACAG CTGCTCCAGGAGCTGTGCACGGTGTTCAACGTGGACCTGCCCTGCAGGGTGCGTTCCTCCCAGCTGGGCATCATCAGCAACAAGCAGGGGGTCTGCAGTGGCATCGTCACGCCACAGAGCAGCTCCTGCTCCTACATCTGCCAGCACTGCCTGGTGCACCTGGGAGATATAG CTCGTTACCGTAACCAGACCAGCCAGGCGGAGTCCTACTACCGCCACGCTGCCCAGCTGGTGCCCTCCAACG GTCAGCCGTATAACCAGCTGGCCATCCTGGCCTCCTCCAAGGGAgaccacctcaccaccatcttCTACTACTGCCGCAGCATCGCCGTCAAATTCCCCTTCCCCGCTGCCTCCACCAACCTGCAGAAGGCCCTGTCCAAGGCCCTGGAGAG CCGTGATGAGGTGAAGAACAAGTGGAACGTGGCAGACTTCATCAAGGCCTTCATCAAGTTCCACGGCCACGTGTACCTGAACAAGAGCCCGGACAAGCTGAGCCCTCTGAGGgagaagctggaggagcagtTCCAG AGGCTGGTCCTGCAGAAAGCCTTCAGCTCCCAGCAGCTGGTTCACCTGACGGTCATCAACCTGTTTGACCTGAACCACCTGAGGGACCTGAGTCTGGAGGGCACCGAGCAGACCTACAGCCCGGACCAGCTCACCAGCTGGGCCCAGCTCCTTGGCCTGTTTG TGTCCTTCCTGGGAGTGATGTGCTGCCGGGTGCTGCtgaaccaccaccagcaccaggggGAGCTGCTGGGCGAGTGTCCGCTGCCAGCCGTCAAGGTGTCCCTGGACTGGCTCCGCCTGCGGCCCAGCGTCTTCCAGGAGGGAGCCCTGCACCAGAGGCAGCA CGTTTGGCCCTGGCTGGTCTCCATCCTCAACAGCTTCCAGCCATGTGAGGAAATCTTGGCGCCATCTGCTGGTG TCACTCCCCTGCCCGAGGAGTTTGAGCTGCAGGGATTCCTGGCCCTCAGGCCTGCCTTGAG GACCCTGGACTTCAGTAAGGGCCACCAGGGCATGCTGCTGGATGGGGACACCCCCGCCCTCCAACCCCGCCACCACAGACTCATCAGCCTGGGGAGATGGATCGCTGACACCCTTCCCTG CCTGATGCGCTACCAGGCGAGCGACGAGGgccagctcctcttcctcagcgaCCTCCCGGGTCTGCCGGTCCCGGAGCCCCAGGAGCGGGAGGTGCCCGTCCTGCAGGAGTCGTCCAACGGCGAGGCGCACGACGCGGCCGCCAACAGGACCCTCAAGTCGGTGCTGTCGGCGGgccgaggccccgcccccggcccggACGCCGGCGAGCGGCCCGTGGTCACCTTCAAGGAGAACATCAAGCCCCGAGAGCCGAGCCGCGACGCGCCACCCGCCCGCGCCGGACACGCCGAGCGCCCGCGGGACCCCCCCCTCAAGGCCGTGGGCACGGCCGGGCGGGCGGAGCGGGCGGAGCGGGCGGAGCCCAAGAGGGAGGGCAAGAGGAAGTGTGAGGCCAAGAGGACGCTGCAGGACAAGGCGTGCGACGCCGGGAAACAG gtgaaGGGTCAGCCTGACCAGAGGAAGACCCCTGTGAGTCAGCCCCAGACCACCTGCTCCTCCCAGTTCATCCCCATCCACCACCCTGGAGCCTTCCCCCCTCTTCCCAGCcgaccag GTTTCCCGCCGCAGGCCTACGTCATCCCCCCCCCTGTGCCGTTCGCGGGCCTCCAGGTGAACCCGGGCTTCAGCTTCTCTGCGGGGGTCCCGGGTGCCTTCCTCCAGAACTCCGGCCCCCAGCCCAACTCCGCATCCTCCCAGGGCCCGGGAGGGAAGCCATCCCACATCCCGTACAGCCAGCAGCGGCCGTCGGCCCCCGGGCCAGCACCCGGGCCGGGGGGCCCGGGCCAGCAGCCCGCACCCCAGCAGCTGCAGGTGCAGACCCTgccgctccagcagcagcagcagtccccCACCAAGCCGGTCCAGATGGGGAAGAGCCCCCCACACATTCCGGGCATGCAGCAG CAGTACATGCAGGTCCAGGAGCAGCCGGCCCCCATGTGGGGCCAGGGCCAGGCGGGGGTGCCGAAGATGCAGATGCAGCCCGCCAAGCAGTCCCAGCAGCAGCCCTACTTCCTGTCGCCTCAGGCCCCTCCCGGCCCGCTGGACAACAGCAACAAGGGGATGAAGTTCCCCGACGTGGTCCAGATGCAGGACTACTACTGGGAGCAGGCCGCCTACCGCATGGGGGGCGGGGAGCGAGGCCTGGGGAAGAGACCCCCCCCTGGAGGCTTCTGCCCCGAGGCCGACGCCCCGTCCGCCGCTGGGCCCCGCGGAGCTCCGTTTGAG CTGCCAAGTCAGACCAGGATGGACGGCGTCTCGGACATGATCAGCCAATCCTCTTCCCTGCTGCCTCTTAGCGGCTTCCCCATCCAG gaGAACTTCCAGAACAACAGCATCTTCAGCCAGGCATATGGCCACCAACTGGCACCCCACCCCAAGCCCGATgctcccatgatgcaccaggAGCCCTCGCTCTACTCCCTGTTCGAGGGCACGCCCTGGTCCCCCTCGCTGCCCGCCAGCTCAG ACCAGTCCACCCCGGCCAGCCAGTCCCCCCACTCCTCCAACCCCAGCAgcctgccctcctccccccctaccCACAGCCACGCCGCCACCCCCTTCTCCAACTTCGGGCCCATCGGCACTCCGGACAGCCGGGACCGCCGGCTGCTTGACCGCTGGAAGACAGATAAGACCG GGGGTGTTGGGGGCCTAGGCTTGGACTACCTGCCCTCGGGGCCGGTGGCTCCAGACCCCAGCTGGCACCAGCCCGGCCCGGCAAACAGCTCCTGGGCCGGCCAGGACACGCCCATGGAGGACTCCTCCACCGTGCTGCTGGACAGCCTCAAG TCCATCTGGTCCAGCTCCATGAGGCAGCCGGGCCCGTCCGCCCTGGagcagctcctcctgcagcagaagcagaagcagcagcgGGCCCACGGCAACATGAACCCCCCCCACTGA